From Candidatus Hydrogenedentota bacterium, one genomic window encodes:
- the scpB gene encoding SMC-Scp complex subunit ScpB, giving the protein MAENEEHKGIEGSQVEGEAPGEDEDYDEEIVSIESMGREETRQALYALLFASDRPMNATRLAEAISEHMDPEIVGMLLEELREDLNKRPEIPYFLKEIGGGYQLLTKPEFAPFIRRLFQIKRSKRLSKSVLETLAIIAYKQPTTRAEVEAIRGVSVSHAFEQLQERHFIKVSGVSDSPGRPKLYRTTDDFLVQFGLGSLKELPTLEELQETR; this is encoded by the coding sequence GTGGCCGAGAACGAGGAACATAAGGGCATCGAAGGCAGCCAGGTCGAGGGCGAAGCCCCCGGCGAGGACGAGGATTACGACGAGGAGATCGTCTCCATCGAGTCCATGGGCCGCGAAGAGACGCGCCAGGCGCTTTACGCGCTTTTGTTTGCCAGCGACCGGCCCATGAACGCCACGCGCCTCGCCGAGGCCATCAGCGAGCACATGGACCCGGAAATCGTGGGTATGCTGCTGGAAGAGCTGCGCGAGGACTTGAACAAGCGCCCGGAGATCCCCTATTTCCTGAAGGAAATCGGCGGCGGCTACCAGTTGCTCACGAAACCCGAGTTTGCCCCCTTCATCCGCCGTCTTTTCCAGATCAAGCGGAGCAAGCGTCTTTCCAAGTCTGTGCTGGAAACCTTGGCCATCATCGCCTATAAACAGCCCACGACGCGCGCCGAAGTGGAAGCGATCCGCGGCGTGAGCGTGTCCCACGCTTTTGAGCAACTGCAGGAGCGCCACTTCATCAAGGTAAGCGGCGTCTCCGATTCTCCCGGGCGCCCCAAGCTGTATCGCACGACGGACGATTTCCTGGTGCAGTTCGGCCTGGGCAGCCTCAAGGAACTGCCCACCCTGGAAGAACTCCAGGAAACGCGGTAG
- a CDS encoding AAA family ATPase: MSKPFIKRLKISNFKSIDTLELHDVGPFSVFAGANGTGKSNFFDALAFFQRVVVSGAVEAIRSSGGSEFVRNATALKSSDETNFGIELDGVLLDSSEAQAGVFVPTSYSMTIHGGESGPQLEEGLTQSGKTYNRPRGKSGLEYTTITGHPISPRIRDDYSNLSMFEGIAVGELARNIRLYRIDPGAATGAFEPDGDDTFLDVSGRNLAAVLSRMGKDPNVREDIREWMEFLVPTVESVNIERRHLDQRSEITFKEKHAARAFPAGFVSQGTMFALSLLVAILDKPAPLSLTLIEEPERGLHPKAIGELIELMRETATPEHAIWITTHSESVVRHTKLEELWLVDRKEGATIMKHASDGNLTDEDIRPFGMDEAWLSNLLGAGLPW; encoded by the coding sequence ATGAGTAAGCCGTTCATCAAGCGACTCAAGATTTCAAACTTCAAGAGCATCGATACGCTCGAATTGCACGATGTTGGCCCCTTTTCAGTATTTGCCGGGGCCAACGGGACGGGTAAGAGCAATTTTTTTGATGCATTGGCGTTTTTTCAGAGGGTGGTGGTCAGTGGCGCGGTAGAAGCGATTCGTTCTTCGGGGGGCTCTGAATTTGTCCGAAATGCGACCGCGCTTAAGTCGTCTGATGAAACTAATTTTGGCATTGAGCTGGACGGTGTCCTTTTAGATAGCTCCGAGGCGCAAGCCGGGGTGTTTGTACCAACAAGTTATTCCATGACAATCCATGGCGGAGAATCTGGGCCCCAGTTGGAGGAGGGTCTGACACAATCCGGCAAGACGTACAACCGACCTCGTGGAAAGTCGGGGCTTGAATACACCACAATTACGGGGCATCCAATTAGTCCAAGAATCCGCGACGACTATTCAAACTTATCAATGTTTGAGGGTATTGCCGTCGGTGAACTCGCACGAAATATCCGTCTGTACAGAATCGATCCTGGCGCGGCGACGGGGGCCTTTGAGCCAGATGGCGATGACACATTCCTCGACGTGAGCGGTCGCAATCTGGCGGCGGTACTGTCCCGCATGGGGAAAGATCCCAATGTGCGGGAAGACATTCGCGAATGGATGGAGTTCTTAGTGCCGACGGTCGAATCGGTAAATATCGAGCGCAGGCATCTTGATCAAAGATCTGAGATCACGTTCAAGGAAAAGCATGCGGCGCGCGCGTTTCCCGCAGGCTTTGTATCCCAAGGTACCATGTTTGCACTGTCTCTTCTTGTCGCTATTCTCGACAAACCCGCCCCTCTCAGCCTAACACTCATCGAGGAGCCGGAGCGGGGATTGCATCCAAAAGCAATAGGCGAGTTGATCGAGTTGATGCGGGAAACCGCGACGCCGGAGCACGCGATTTGGATCACGACCCATTCCGAGTCCGTCGTGAGGCACACGAAGCTGGAAGAGTTGTGGCTTGTAGACCGAAAGGAGGGCGCCACGATAATGAAACATGCTTCCGATGGCAATCTGACCGATGAGGATATTCGCCCGTTCGGCATGGATGAGGCCTGGCTGTCCAATCTTCTGGGTGCGGGACTGCCTTGGTGA
- a CDS encoding VWA domain-containing protein → MRVSLQILGVFLMAALGLLGTGCPPDPVEAISFSNATLDFERSELPRFLEVWNNNPDVERLTLAVTPSNSWIVVNVRTVASNAPAQTSGPFNKQTLQVSIDRTRLSAGQHTGSIIFSAPGIITRSVQVTVTQDETGGSGALNVINPVTTYSSPYLIDFSFSLHDSDGHGVVRDPDLFAVLAREGAQVIPNETDVYLQRGAARQLKVALVLDYTQSMQESGGAIAAMEDAAKNILLPALNDDALVSVTEFHRDDAEAEIVTPFTVDRAFTRDRIDAIQSEFVRGFYSASRMLDAVLDAAGAFESASQDEESRYILLFTDGDDTSSTADTNAVVNLAKARGIRIYAIDFGTDAVSTDLDELTERTDGTLFTAETVADLDDSFMQIVQDLDGQYTLRWASVARSNTPFLPGFTLILGDDSTSYTAETNFVPTQHAGNGPLEGKLRFVSSDSENATTVFLRADYIPRLISRFSIYLASDTGFTIDVVDASNDGLLSGWTLASTDDPEGNGITLDFQSPDDPMPFGAFGPMLRISFDALIPEGEPLFSQVYVDNTLYEGGGGQSFVVEGYDNTPPVK, encoded by the coding sequence ATGCGCGTCTCACTTCAAATCCTCGGCGTATTCCTCATGGCGGCGCTTGGCCTGCTGGGAACGGGCTGTCCCCCCGATCCCGTGGAAGCCATTTCCTTTTCCAATGCCACCCTCGATTTCGAGCGCAGCGAATTGCCGCGCTTTCTCGAAGTGTGGAACAACAATCCCGACGTCGAGCGACTCACGCTCGCCGTGACACCCTCCAACTCGTGGATCGTGGTCAACGTCCGCACGGTGGCAAGCAACGCGCCCGCACAGACCTCGGGCCCCTTCAACAAGCAGACCCTCCAGGTCTCCATTGATCGCACCCGGTTATCGGCCGGCCAGCACACGGGCAGCATCATCTTCAGTGCGCCCGGCATCATCACCCGCTCCGTCCAGGTGACCGTTACCCAGGATGAAACGGGCGGCTCCGGCGCGCTGAACGTCATAAACCCCGTGACCACCTATTCCTCGCCCTACCTCATCGATTTCTCCTTCTCCCTCCACGACAGCGACGGGCACGGCGTCGTGCGGGATCCCGATCTCTTCGCCGTCCTCGCGAGGGAAGGCGCACAGGTCATCCCCAATGAAACCGACGTCTACCTCCAGCGCGGCGCGGCCCGCCAATTGAAGGTCGCACTCGTGCTGGACTACACCCAGTCCATGCAGGAGTCCGGTGGCGCCATCGCGGCCATGGAGGATGCCGCGAAAAATATTCTTCTGCCCGCCCTCAACGACGATGCCCTGGTCAGCGTCACCGAGTTTCACCGGGACGATGCCGAGGCGGAAATCGTGACGCCCTTCACCGTGGATCGCGCCTTTACCCGCGACCGGATCGACGCAATCCAGAGCGAGTTCGTTCGCGGATTCTATTCCGCATCGCGCATGCTCGACGCCGTGCTCGACGCCGCGGGCGCCTTCGAGTCCGCCAGTCAAGACGAGGAGTCGCGGTATATCCTGCTCTTTACCGATGGCGACGATACCTCCAGCACCGCCGACACCAACGCCGTGGTGAATCTCGCGAAAGCCCGGGGCATCCGGATCTATGCCATCGACTTTGGCACGGATGCAGTCTCCACCGATCTCGATGAACTCACGGAGCGCACCGACGGCACCCTCTTCACCGCCGAAACCGTGGCCGATCTGGATGATTCCTTCATGCAAATCGTGCAGGACCTCGACGGCCAGTACACCCTTCGCTGGGCCTCCGTTGCCCGAAGCAATACCCCCTTCCTGCCGGGCTTCACGCTGATCCTCGGCGACGACTCAACCAGCTATACCGCGGAGACCAACTTCGTCCCCACCCAGCACGCGGGCAATGGTCCACTGGAAGGGAAGCTCCGCTTCGTCTCCTCCGACAGCGAAAACGCCACCACCGTCTTCCTCCGCGCGGATTATATCCCCCGGCTGATCAGCCGATTCAGCATCTATCTCGCGAGCGACACGGGTTTCACGATCGACGTGGTGGACGCGTCAAATGACGGTCTGCTGAGCGGCTGGACCCTCGCCAGCACCGACGACCCCGAGGGCAACGGCATCACCCTCGATTTCCAGTCGCCCGATGACCCCATGCCCTTTGGCGCCTTCGGTCCCATGCTGCGCATCAGCTTTGACGCGCTCATACCCGAGGGCGAACCCCTCTTCTCCCAGGTCTACGTGGACAACACCCTCTACGAGGGCGGCGGAGGCCAGAGCTTCGTGGTGGAGGGCTACGACAACACACCGCCGGTGAAGTAA
- a CDS encoding rRNA pseudouridine synthase: MERLQKYLAACGVASRRAAEVLIEDGRVTVNGEVASLGCKVEPGTDTVHVDGKPVGTEAHVYLVLNKLPNTITTAKDTHGRTTVLDGLGDVGARVFPIGRLDLDVGGVLLLTNDGELANRLIHPRYQIPKVYLAWVWGRVTDEALVRLRAGVELEDGMTAPAKAQVMKHTPKQSLVRLQIHEGKNREVKRMCKAVGHPVAQLTRIAFCGIQASELKPGEWRYLTEEEVGMLKRKTGL; encoded by the coding sequence GTGGAACGGCTCCAGAAATACCTGGCCGCCTGCGGCGTGGCCTCGCGCCGCGCCGCGGAAGTGTTGATCGAGGATGGCCGCGTCACGGTCAATGGTGAGGTGGCATCGCTCGGCTGCAAGGTCGAGCCCGGCACCGACACGGTACACGTGGACGGCAAGCCCGTGGGCACCGAGGCCCACGTCTACCTGGTGTTGAACAAACTCCCAAATACCATCACCACGGCCAAAGATACCCATGGCCGCACGACGGTGCTCGACGGCCTCGGCGATGTGGGCGCGCGGGTCTTCCCCATCGGCCGACTCGATCTCGATGTGGGTGGCGTGCTCCTCCTCACCAACGACGGCGAGTTGGCCAACCGCCTCATCCATCCGCGCTACCAGATCCCCAAGGTCTACCTCGCATGGGTCTGGGGCCGCGTCACCGACGAAGCCCTCGTGCGGCTCCGCGCGGGAGTCGAGCTGGAAGACGGCATGACGGCCCCCGCGAAGGCCCAGGTGATGAAGCACACACCGAAGCAGAGCCTCGTCCGCCTACAGATCCATGAGGGCAAGAACCGCGAGGTGAAGCGCATGTGCAAGGCGGTAGGGCACCCCGTGGCACAACTCACCCGCATCGCCTTCTGCGGCATCCAGGCCAGCGAGCTCAAACCGGGCGAATGGCGCTACCTGACGGAAGAGGAAGTCGGGATGCTCAAGAGGAAGACGGGGCTGTAA
- the aroF gene encoding 3-deoxy-7-phosphoheptulonate synthase translates to MIIIMASRSKEDVDYVIQKVEDLGYRPHVIEGVERTVIAAVGDERGKERLAALESLPHVEKVVPILKPFKLAGLEVKQERSVVECGNVKIGNGNFCIVGGPCSVESRDQIFETAKVCKEAGANMLRGGAYKPRTSPYSFQGMEEEGLILLEEAGKEYGMPVVTEVMTTEQVPLVEKHADMFQIGARNMQNFGLLKAVGKARKPVFLKRGMMSTIQELLMSAEYIMSEGNPNVVLCERGIRTFETETRNTLDIQAVPVLQKYTHLPVVIDPSHAAGMWDLVRPMSRASVAAGADGLMIEVHPRPAEAFSDGPQSLKPHKFAALVEELRPFLELMGQKVS, encoded by the coding sequence ATGATTATCATAATGGCCTCCCGAAGCAAGGAAGATGTCGACTACGTAATCCAGAAGGTCGAAGACCTGGGTTATCGCCCCCACGTCATCGAGGGTGTGGAACGCACCGTCATCGCGGCGGTGGGCGACGAGCGGGGCAAGGAACGCCTCGCCGCGCTGGAAAGCCTGCCGCACGTGGAGAAGGTGGTTCCCATCCTTAAGCCCTTCAAGCTGGCCGGTCTGGAGGTGAAGCAGGAGCGCTCCGTCGTTGAATGCGGCAACGTGAAAATCGGCAATGGCAACTTCTGCATTGTGGGTGGCCCCTGCTCTGTGGAATCCCGTGACCAGATCTTCGAGACGGCCAAGGTCTGCAAGGAAGCGGGTGCGAACATGCTCCGCGGCGGCGCTTACAAGCCCCGCACCTCGCCTTACAGCTTCCAGGGCATGGAAGAAGAGGGCCTGATTCTCCTGGAAGAGGCGGGCAAGGAATACGGCATGCCGGTGGTCACGGAAGTCATGACGACGGAGCAGGTTCCCCTTGTGGAGAAGCACGCCGACATGTTCCAGATCGGCGCGCGCAACATGCAGAACTTCGGTCTGCTCAAGGCCGTGGGCAAGGCCCGCAAGCCGGTCTTCCTCAAGCGCGGCATGATGTCCACCATCCAGGAACTGCTCATGTCCGCCGAGTACATCATGTCCGAGGGTAATCCGAACGTGGTGCTGTGCGAACGCGGCATCCGCACCTTTGAAACCGAGACGCGCAACACGCTGGACATCCAGGCGGTGCCGGTGCTCCAGAAATACACGCACCTGCCCGTGGTCATCGATCCGAGCCACGCCGCCGGCATGTGGGACCTCGTGCGCCCCATGTCCCGCGCTTCCGTGGCCGCTGGTGCCGATGGTCTGATGATCGAAGTACACCCCCGCCCGGCGGAAGCCTTCTCCGATGGTCCCCAGTCCCTGAAGCCCCACAAGTTCGCGGCGCTGGTCGAAGAATTGCGGCCCTTCCTGGAACTGATGGGGCAGAAGGTGAGCTGA